The following are from one region of the Paenibacillus sabinae T27 genome:
- a CDS encoding YfiT family bacillithiol transferase codes for MDTLRYPIGPFVSVENPSSEQYSLWIEEILKIPGLLRQTIEALTLEQLNTPYRPGGWTVQQVIHHMADNDMNAYIRFKRALTEDHPVSGSYQEDLWAELSDYSAPVELSLLLLESLHSRFAVLLRSLRPSDFQRTFTSPTHGPMNLETATHRYAWHGRHHLAQILSLKERMSW; via the coding sequence ATGGACACGCTTCGTTATCCGATCGGCCCCTTCGTATCTGTAGAGAATCCATCGTCTGAACAGTACAGCCTTTGGATTGAAGAAATCCTGAAAATCCCGGGCCTGCTGAGGCAGACTATTGAAGCTCTGACTTTGGAGCAGCTAAATACCCCATATCGTCCCGGCGGTTGGACGGTTCAACAAGTCATTCACCATATGGCCGATAACGATATGAACGCCTACATCCGTTTTAAGCGGGCACTCACAGAAGATCATCCCGTCTCCGGTTCTTACCAGGAAGATTTGTGGGCGGAACTGAGCGACTACTCGGCGCCGGTGGAACTCTCCTTGCTTCTTCTGGAGTCCCTTCACAGCCGCTTTGCCGTTTTGCTACGATCCTTGCGCCCTTCCGACTTTCAGAGAACCTTTACAAGTCCCACACACGGACCGATGAATCTGGAAACAGCCACTCATCGATATGCCTGGCACGGCAGACATCATCTTGCGCAAATCCTATCTCTTAAAGAGCGTATGAGCTGGTAA
- a CDS encoding alpha-E domain-containing protein, which produces MLNRNAESLFWIGRYMERAENHARLIDVHYHIQQEKDFLEDGHKWSRLIDALGARNEYLQQFESFCEPDVLSFITLDLGNANSLYSCVHHARNNLRTLRQQLPSELWDIVNSFNLWLGERSVADIMKSPHQFYQQIKERAATFLGAEESVMLRGNEWRFIESGRFLERAENTVRILQSVTSSCEGKEPSAVYTQLQAVLKSVSGYQAFRKFFADAVSPECILEFLITNISFPRSIRYSAHQLEEHLANIEIDFSDRGEGYERVIRQAGKIRAELDYMEKEDIAGHVVDQVLESLKSSCQKLGRTMEVAFFRQEGVKI; this is translated from the coding sequence ATGTTGAACCGCAACGCAGAATCATTATTTTGGATCGGCCGTTATATGGAAAGAGCGGAGAATCATGCAAGACTGATTGACGTACATTATCATATTCAGCAGGAAAAAGATTTTCTGGAAGATGGACATAAGTGGTCCAGACTGATCGATGCGCTTGGAGCGAGAAATGAATATTTGCAGCAATTTGAAAGCTTTTGTGAACCGGATGTTCTGTCATTTATAACACTGGATCTTGGGAATGCCAATTCTTTGTACTCCTGCGTGCATCACGCTCGCAACAATCTTCGTACTCTGCGCCAGCAGCTTCCGAGCGAGCTGTGGGATATCGTCAACAGCTTTAACCTTTGGCTCGGCGAACGGTCTGTTGCGGATATTATGAAGAGCCCGCACCAATTCTACCAGCAGATTAAAGAACGGGCGGCGACGTTCCTCGGAGCCGAGGAGTCGGTAATGCTGCGGGGCAATGAATGGCGGTTTATCGAAAGCGGCCGCTTTCTGGAACGGGCGGAGAATACGGTGCGCATTCTGCAATCGGTGACCTCTTCCTGCGAGGGAAAGGAGCCGTCTGCGGTTTATACTCAGCTTCAAGCCGTGTTGAAATCGGTCAGCGGATATCAGGCGTTCCGTAAATTTTTCGCAGATGCGGTGTCCCCGGAATGCATTCTGGAATTTTTGATTACCAACATCTCGTTTCCGCGTTCCATCCGCTATTCCGCCCATCAGCTCGAAGAGCACTTGGCGAATATCGAAATTGATTTTAGCGACCGGGGCGAAGGGTATGAGCGAGTCATCCGTCAGGCGGGCAAGATCCGGGCGGAGCTTGATTATATGGAGAAGGAAGATATAGCCGGGCATGTGGTGGATCAGGTGCTGGAGTCGCTGAAGTCATCCTGCCAGAAGCTGGGGAGAACGATGGAGGTTGCTTTTTTTCGGCAAGAAGGGGTTAAAATATGA
- a CDS encoding transglutaminase family protein, with protein sequence MKIQINHTTRYTYPEPVTDSVNEIRLTPRTNYRQSCYHHEVEIFPPANLLTYEDFFGNRVHAYSVNKPHTEMVIHTRATVVTEDRAQRRDLPKLALEDQITRMKEEEFQNRYIEFILPTRYTEVTPELMEFASQHPFDEAEDLYEWTKRLSSTIYEQFTYDPEATSVNTTVKKALKLKRGVCQDYAHLMIAVCRSVGLPSRYVSGYHFVGDLQGGNADFEQASHAWVETHIPGTGWLGFDPTNNVEVNWRYVKLGHGRDYKDIVPVKGVYRGVAGNLEVTVDVRLLDK encoded by the coding sequence ATGAAAATTCAAATCAATCATACGACCCGGTATACTTATCCGGAGCCCGTGACGGACAGTGTCAATGAAATCCGGCTCACTCCGCGAACCAATTACAGGCAGTCCTGTTATCATCACGAGGTGGAAATTTTTCCGCCGGCGAATTTACTTACTTACGAAGATTTCTTCGGAAACCGGGTTCACGCTTATTCGGTGAACAAACCTCATACCGAGATGGTCATTCATACCCGCGCAACAGTCGTAACGGAAGACCGGGCCCAACGCCGTGATCTGCCGAAGCTGGCTCTGGAAGATCAGATCACACGGATGAAGGAAGAGGAATTTCAGAACCGTTATATCGAGTTTATTCTGCCGACCCGCTATACGGAGGTAACGCCGGAGCTGATGGAATTTGCCTCCCAGCACCCTTTTGACGAAGCGGAGGATTTATACGAATGGACCAAGAGGCTGTCTTCCACCATTTATGAGCAGTTCACTTACGATCCGGAAGCGACAAGCGTCAACACCACGGTCAAAAAAGCGTTAAAGCTCAAACGCGGCGTCTGCCAGGATTATGCCCATCTTATGATCGCGGTCTGCCGCAGTGTCGGGCTTCCGTCGAGATATGTGAGCGGATATCATTTTGTGGGTGATCTTCAGGGCGGCAATGCCGATTTTGAACAGGCTTCCCATGCCTGGGTGGAGACGCATATCCCGGGAACCGGCTGGCTTGGCTTCGATCCGACCAACAATGTGGAAGTGAATTGGCGCTACGTGAAGCTAGGTCATGGTCGCGATTATAAAGATATTGTTCCGGTCAAAGGGGTGTACCGCGGTGTTGCGGGCAATCTTGAAGTCACGGTGGATGTTCGCTTATTGGACAAGTAA
- a CDS encoding DnaJ family domain-containing protein produces MAIMSWLAEQRIEEAMRKGEFRNLPGHGKPLELEDLSGVPDDLLISFKIMKNAGLLPEELQLRAECATLENLLAACHSCAGEKRELGRRLTEKKLRLEELLRQRGLDGSAAFAQYGEQIRIRLDQG; encoded by the coding sequence ATGGCCATTATGTCCTGGCTGGCCGAGCAGCGGATTGAAGAAGCGATGCGCAAAGGCGAATTCCGAAATTTGCCGGGCCATGGCAAGCCGCTGGAGCTGGAGGATTTGTCAGGGGTGCCCGATGATCTCCTGATCTCGTTCAAGATCATGAAGAATGCCGGGCTTCTACCGGAGGAGCTGCAGCTGCGGGCGGAATGCGCGACTCTGGAAAATCTTCTGGCCGCCTGCCACAGCTGTGCGGGGGAGAAGCGCGAGCTCGGACGCAGACTCACAGAGAAAAAGCTGAGGCTGGAAGAGCTTCTGCGGCAGCGGGGACTTGACGGAAGCGCTGCTTTTGCGCAGTACGGTGAACAGATTCGGATAAGACTGGATCAAGGGTAG
- a CDS encoding SDR family oxidoreductase has protein sequence MSPNTEPKQRFAGKTAIITGAGSGIGRATAIKMAREGANIALFDLVNERTADVERKLNQIRKGCALAVDVDTSSPERMEAAVKKTVEHFGGLDIVFANAGINGSIGPIEELSIEDWQRTLNVNLTGTFLSLKYTIPHMKSKGKGSIIITSSINGNRRFASFGFSPYSTTKAGQVAFAKMAALELAKFKIRVNVVSPGAISTNIDQSTEPTEELESIVIPIEFPEGQQPLADGPGKPEDVANLVSFLASDESSHITGAHIVIDGAESLLT, from the coding sequence ATGAGCCCAAATACTGAACCCAAACAGCGTTTTGCAGGAAAAACAGCCATTATTACCGGAGCGGGCTCGGGCATTGGCAGAGCGACTGCCATTAAGATGGCCCGTGAAGGCGCCAATATCGCCCTGTTCGACCTGGTGAACGAACGTACCGCCGATGTGGAGCGGAAGCTGAACCAGATTCGCAAAGGCTGTGCGCTGGCCGTCGATGTGGATACCTCAAGTCCTGAGCGGATGGAAGCGGCGGTAAAGAAGACGGTGGAGCATTTCGGCGGGCTGGACATCGTATTTGCCAATGCGGGAATCAACGGTTCCATTGGCCCGATTGAAGAGCTTAGCATTGAAGACTGGCAGCGCACGCTGAATGTGAATCTTACCGGGACGTTTCTATCCTTGAAATACACCATTCCCCATATGAAGAGCAAAGGAAAAGGGAGCATTATTATTACCAGCTCGATCAACGGCAACCGGCGGTTTGCCAGCTTCGGCTTCTCGCCCTACAGCACAACTAAGGCGGGTCAGGTCGCCTTTGCCAAGATGGCCGCTCTGGAGCTGGCCAAATTCAAAATCCGCGTAAACGTCGTTTCGCCGGGGGCTATTTCCACGAACATCGACCAAAGCACCGAACCAACCGAAGAACTTGAATCGATTGTCATCCCGATCGAATTTCCGGAAGGGCAGCAGCCGCTGGCCGACGGGCCGGGCAAGCCGGAGGATGTGGCTAACCTTGTGAGCTTCCTTGCATCGGACGAATCGTCCCATATTACCGGAGCGCATATCGTAATTGACGGCGCCGAATCTCTGCTGACTTAA
- a CDS encoding CPBP family intramembrane glutamic endopeptidase: MYFVYVNVIFYLLGLIYNSHWMVQLTTAIPHEDWMRLAFTFPAVVLQLAPLYIILKLRGETWSSIGIKRSKIGLSILIGLIAVLPFRWVPLMNWIFHGKSLPLDGGVLLGFLYYLTLIALPEELIFRGYIQTRIMGLIPSKSAAILTTGLLFALTHVPFQMAVLNLNYAGYLDKMYIQLLIIFFMHLYFTYIYTRTNNIAGVTLCHALLDFIFG, translated from the coding sequence TTGTATTTTGTTTATGTGAATGTGATTTTTTATCTGCTTGGGCTAATCTATAATTCCCATTGGATGGTTCAGTTAACAACTGCAATACCCCATGAAGACTGGATGAGATTGGCGTTTACTTTTCCGGCGGTTGTTCTACAGCTGGCTCCGCTGTACATCATCTTGAAGCTGCGGGGGGAAACCTGGAGTTCGATCGGAATTAAACGTTCCAAAATCGGGTTGTCCATTCTAATCGGTCTAATTGCCGTCTTGCCTTTCCGATGGGTCCCCCTTATGAACTGGATCTTTCACGGCAAATCTCTGCCGCTGGATGGAGGGGTGTTGCTGGGCTTTCTGTATTATTTGACGCTGATCGCGCTGCCTGAGGAACTGATCTTCCGGGGTTACATCCAAACGAGGATAATGGGGCTTATTCCAAGTAAGTCAGCGGCCATCCTCACAACGGGCTTGCTCTTTGCCTTAACTCACGTTCCGTTCCAAATGGCGGTGCTGAATCTGAATTATGCCGGGTATCTTGACAAAATGTACATCCAATTGTTAATTATTTTTTTCATGCATCTTTATTTTACATACATTTATACGAGAACGAACAATATAGCAGGGGTGACGTTGTGCCATGCCCTCCTTGATTTTATCTTTGGCTGA